One Trichoderma atroviride chromosome 7, complete sequence DNA segment encodes these proteins:
- a CDS encoding uncharacterized protein (EggNog:ENOG41) → MDKIPLNYEASEGDTHKRQTSTLPTEVVQCLENARFLHLATCTDNVPNVSLMNYTYLPSSPYSDSPVIIMTTNPASRKTTNIIANPNVSLLVHDWVSHRPPTQGRRMSGGSPTPETRSSLATLLLNLNTSAVSSISATIGGAARIAPIGSEEEKFYVAQHLENNTFEEEGTPLFQPVSNTPDNSNRGENDPSGHFVAGEEVRVIVVDIRNVRISDWKGTVRDWELTADAPLLNGGA, encoded by the exons AGGGCGACACGCACAAGCGCCAGACGAGCACTTTGCCCACCGAGGTGGTTCAATGCCTCGAGAATGCCCGATTT CTTCACCTGGCCACGTGCACGGATAACGTGCCCAACGTGTCCCTCATGAACTACACCTACCTGCCCTCGTCGCCCTACTCCGACTCTcccgtcatcatcatgaCCACCAACCCGGCCTCTCGCAAGACGACCAACATCATTGCCAACCCAAACGTTTCTCTCCTCGTTCACGACT GGGTCTCCCACCGCCCTCCAACCCAAGGCCGTCGCATGTCCGGCGGCTCCCCCACCCCCGAAACCCGCTCCAGCCTCGccaccctcctcctcaacctAAACACCTCGGCCGTGTCCAGCATCAGCGCAACGATAGGAGGCGCCGCGCGGATAGCCCCCATCGGCTCCGAGGAGGAAAAGTTTTACGTCGCGCAGCACCTCGAGAACAACACttttgaggaggagggcacGCCGCTGTTCCAGCCGGTGTCCAACACCCCGGATAACAGCAACCGCGGCGAGAATGATCCGAGCGGGCATTTCGTGGCTGGGGAGGAGGTGCGTGTCATTGTGGTCGATATCCGGAATGTGAGGATTAGCGATTGGAAGGGCACGGTGAGGGATTGGGAGTTGACGGCGGATGCGCCGCTGCTTAACGGAGGTGCTTGA